A genomic region of Erythrobacter sp. SCSIO 43205 contains the following coding sequences:
- a CDS encoding DUF4212 domain-containing protein, whose protein sequence is MDDTGSTTDPADGYDESTGETAANEGAYWRENIRLLCSLMAVWFVASFGCGILLRDWLDQFMLGGYPLGFWFAQQGSIYTFIALIAIYVIRMKQIERKYDLDD, encoded by the coding sequence ATGGACGACACAGGTTCAACAACTGATCCGGCCGACGGTTACGACGAAAGCACTGGCGAAACCGCTGCCAACGAAGGGGCCTATTGGCGTGAAAATATCCGCCTGTTGTGCAGTCTTATGGCCGTTTGGTTCGTCGCAAGTTTTGGCTGCGGCATTTTGCTGCGTGACTGGCTCGATCAGTTCATGCTTGGCGGGTATCCGCTTGGCTTCTGGTTCGCCCAGCAAGGCTCCATTTACACCTTCATCGCGCTCATCGCTATCTACGTTATCCGTATGAAGCAGATCGAACGCAAATATGATCTTGATGATTGA
- a CDS encoding DUF3391 domain-containing protein produces MLKEIPLSSLQMGMFVHKMNGGWFDHPFWKAKFLIDEPQKLRTLQSCSLKSVVIDTSLGKDVEEGAASSNGGKAAVADENHRLKSIKRRQSARERVPKPASTAAEVVTAQALVDNASAKLKDMFRAARLGRAISVSSVAPIVSDIHASINRNSQAFHGLMRCKLKSEFVYRHSLCVSALMISLAQKMNLSTKETIDAGLAGLLLDIGTSYYPKTVNPPNGDFSQLDPRIWQQHVELGHRALRYDDAVSDWVLHACLHHHERIDGEGFPEGLNGGEISVGGKMAAICDTFNFLLNNAGESASLDPANALAILREKKGAFDPDILRKFIESVGQFPVGSFVRLRSGLLGMVIDENPRHATRPLVEVFYCLNEGKRIAQRRVKLGDSFDEDEIIDTADLSGLDLPAEDYLREIIFLAAHR; encoded by the coding sequence ATGCTGAAGGAAATCCCGCTTTCCAGCCTCCAGATGGGTATGTTTGTTCATAAGATGAACGGCGGCTGGTTCGATCATCCGTTCTGGAAAGCAAAATTCCTGATCGACGAGCCGCAAAAGCTGCGCACCTTGCAATCGTGCTCTTTGAAGAGCGTGGTGATCGACACATCCCTTGGTAAGGATGTTGAAGAGGGAGCGGCGTCATCGAATGGTGGCAAGGCAGCGGTCGCAGATGAAAACCATCGCTTGAAATCCATCAAACGCCGTCAGTCAGCGCGAGAGCGCGTGCCCAAACCTGCGTCGACCGCAGCCGAAGTGGTGACAGCGCAGGCGCTTGTCGACAATGCCAGTGCAAAGCTGAAAGATATGTTCAGGGCCGCGCGTTTGGGCCGCGCGATCAGTGTTTCCTCCGTCGCGCCAATCGTCAGCGATATTCACGCCTCGATAAATCGCAACTCACAAGCGTTTCATGGCCTCATGCGTTGCAAGCTCAAAAGCGAGTTTGTGTATCGACATTCGCTTTGCGTGAGTGCCTTAATGATTTCGCTGGCGCAAAAGATGAATTTGTCGACCAAAGAAACGATTGATGCAGGGCTTGCAGGGCTGTTGCTGGATATTGGGACGAGCTACTATCCCAAAACGGTCAACCCGCCGAACGGGGATTTCAGCCAACTCGATCCCAGGATCTGGCAACAGCACGTGGAGCTTGGCCATCGCGCTTTGCGATATGATGATGCGGTGTCCGACTGGGTTCTCCATGCGTGTCTCCATCACCATGAAAGGATTGACGGGGAAGGCTTTCCCGAAGGGTTGAACGGGGGGGAGATAAGTGTCGGCGGAAAAATGGCGGCTATCTGCGACACCTTCAATTTCCTGCTGAATAATGCAGGCGAAAGTGCATCGCTCGATCCGGCAAATGCGCTAGCCATCTTGCGCGAGAAAAAGGGAGCGTTTGATCCCGACATCCTGCGTAAATTCATCGAATCGGTCGGCCAATTCCCCGTTGGCTCTTTTGTTCGATTGCGCAGCGGTTTGCTCGGCATGGTTATTGACGAAAACCCCCGGCACGCGACGCGGCCTCTGGTCGAAGTTTTCTATTGCCTCAACGAAGGCAAACGCATTGCGCAGCGCAGAGTGAAATTGGGCGACAGCTTTGATGAAGATGAAATCATTGACACCGCTGACCTGTCAGGGCTCGACCTTCCAGCCGAGGATTATCTGAGAGAGATTATCTTCCTTGCTGCACATCGCTAA
- a CDS encoding sodium:solute symporter family protein, translated as METQTLIYIFVGLSFALYIGIAIWSRAGSTKEFYVAGGGVNPVVNGMATAADWMSAASFLSMAGILAFAGYDGSVYLMGWTGGYVLLALLLAPYLRKFGQFTVPDFIGTRYYSKAARVVAVICLIFISFTYIAGQMRGVGIVFSQFLQVEITMGVIIGMGIVFIYAVMGGMKGITYTQVAQYCVLIFAYTVPAFFLSFYLTDNPIPQLGLGSQLNDGSGTYVLQKLDNVLVELGFNEYTDGSKSMIDVFCITMALMVGTAGLPHVIVRFFTVPKASDARKSAGWALVFIAALYTVAPAVGAFGMYNLINKVDDVEYTQVESFFTEWEDAGLYAWQDKNGDGVMQYRPGAAFEGKPEFTGERGPSGERVIANAPNAESANEVYVDRDTLVLANPQIANLPDWVIALMAAGGLAAALSTAAGLLLVISASVSHDLLKQTFTPNISSKGELLAARLAATAAILVAGYLGIYPPGWVAQVVAFAFGLAAASLFPAIFMGIFFKGMNKEGAIAGMVSGLVFTFSYIAYFKLVNPAANNADAWLFGISPEGIGVIGMLINFAVAIGVASMTAKTPLEVRRLVDSIRVPRGAGEAHAH; from the coding sequence ATGGAAACGCAAACCCTGATTTACATCTTCGTTGGCCTCAGCTTTGCGCTCTATATCGGCATTGCGATCTGGTCGCGTGCGGGTTCAACGAAAGAGTTTTATGTCGCCGGCGGCGGGGTCAATCCGGTCGTCAATGGTATGGCCACGGCTGCCGACTGGATGAGTGCGGCAAGCTTCTTGTCCATGGCAGGCATCCTCGCTTTTGCTGGATATGATGGCTCGGTTTACCTCATGGGGTGGACCGGCGGCTATGTGCTTCTGGCACTACTGCTCGCACCTTACCTGCGCAAATTTGGCCAGTTCACCGTGCCCGATTTCATCGGGACGCGGTACTATTCCAAAGCTGCGCGCGTGGTTGCGGTTATCTGCCTCATCTTCATCAGCTTCACCTATATCGCCGGGCAAATGCGCGGCGTGGGGATCGTCTTCTCGCAGTTCTTGCAAGTTGAAATCACTATGGGTGTCATCATCGGGATGGGCATTGTCTTCATCTACGCAGTGATGGGCGGCATGAAGGGGATCACCTATACCCAAGTGGCGCAATATTGTGTGCTGATCTTCGCCTACACGGTGCCTGCGTTCTTCTTGAGCTTTTATCTGACTGACAATCCCATTCCTCAATTGGGGCTGGGGTCGCAATTGAATGATGGCTCGGGAACCTATGTCCTGCAAAAGCTCGACAATGTGCTCGTGGAGCTTGGGTTCAATGAGTACACAGACGGCTCAAAGAGCATGATTGATGTCTTTTGCATCACCATGGCTTTGATGGTCGGCACCGCTGGCCTTCCGCACGTGATTGTACGCTTCTTCACCGTGCCAAAGGCATCGGATGCGCGCAAATCCGCAGGCTGGGCGCTGGTGTTCATCGCAGCGCTTTACACTGTTGCTCCAGCCGTCGGCGCATTCGGGATGTACAATCTCATCAACAAGGTTGACGATGTTGAGTACACTCAGGTCGAAAGCTTCTTCACCGAATGGGAAGATGCAGGGCTTTATGCTTGGCAGGACAAGAACGGCGACGGCGTGATGCAATATCGCCCCGGTGCCGCCTTCGAAGGCAAGCCGGAGTTCACTGGCGAGCGCGGCCCTTCAGGTGAGCGGGTAATTGCCAATGCGCCTAACGCAGAGAGTGCCAATGAGGTCTATGTCGACCGCGACACTCTTGTGCTTGCCAACCCGCAGATTGCCAACTTGCCGGACTGGGTGATTGCCTTGATGGCAGCAGGCGGTTTGGCCGCTGCACTGTCAACCGCAGCAGGCCTTTTGCTGGTAATCTCGGCATCAGTCAGCCACGATTTGCTGAAACAGACCTTCACGCCGAATATCTCGTCGAAGGGTGAGCTTCTGGCAGCACGTCTGGCCGCAACAGCAGCCATTCTGGTGGCAGGTTACCTTGGCATCTATCCCCCAGGATGGGTGGCGCAGGTTGTGGCCTTTGCCTTTGGTCTGGCAGCAGCAAGCCTGTTCCCGGCAATCTTCATGGGCATCTTCTTCAAAGGGATGAACAAGGAAGGCGCGATTGCAGGGATGGTCAGCGGTCTGGTCTTCACTTTCAGCTACATCGCATACTTCAAGCTGGTGAACCCGGCTGCGAATAATGCGGATGCCTGGCTGTTTGGTATCTCGCCAGAGGGTATTGGAGTGATCGGTATGTTGATCAACTTCGCAGTTGCCATTGGCGTTGCGAGCATGACCGCCAAAACCCCGCTCGAAGTGCGCCGCCTGGTGGACTCGATCCGCGTACCGCGCGGCGCCGGTGAAGCGCACGCGCACTAA